From Aegilops tauschii subsp. strangulata cultivar AL8/78 chromosome 5, Aet v6.0, whole genome shotgun sequence:
TCTCATGGTGATAGTTTGGAGACCGGGTCATAGGATCGAtagtcgtactatcaaggggggctctcaagtgagtgcttgatcgtatcgttcgtcgagagctcaaaccattgcatccttgcatcatgtttcttggttcttgtttggttctctttgcgagtcttagagcttatggtcatcttgatgataagcttgagttcatcgaaaacggagttcgtatgcgtcttctatgatgctttcggtgttggaggttttaccggtcttatccgaggaagggttctcaccattttcttttgggccttttctcatttacttcttattggtatttctatcaagattgtgttagcccttgtcgctagctttccaacaaacttggtttcgtcgaattcggagtccgtttgcagaagttgtgtcagttttggtgtccttaaaaggggctgctgcggatgtaattttttagtaccgctcttgggagcggtactaccgcgactacttccgtggctacttccgctcgggaccaaaaactcgtcacaactccagcggtggtaggcacggatgtaattttttagtaccgctcgcaagcagtagtaccgctacccttagcagtagtaccgctacccctagcggtagtaccgtgaggtcaagcggtactaccactccgATGGTTCTTCTGGCTTTTTTGGCTCCTCGTTGTTGTGTTTCAAAgggctactaccgccctagcggtagtaccgctcgttggagcggtagtaccgctcgatgcaggctgtgagcataacggttggatttttccccacctataaaaggtggtcttcttccccaatgaacctaaTCCTTtaagctcgtgttcttcccccattgttgaccttcttcgagcttgctaactctcaatccctccatggattcttgctagttttttagggaaaagagagaggagatctagatccacatttccaccaatcactttctcctctatgtgaggggaaccccttggatctagatcttggagttcttggtgttctccttcttgttcttcctctcatttttctccctagcattagttgcttcggtgggatttgagagagaaggacttgagcactccgtgtgcccttgccattgcatttggtgcatccgtttgagttctccacggtgatacgtggaagttacaagttgagaagcttattactcttgggtgcttggtacccttgagcttgttcctcttgggtgcttgggcgccctagacggttggtggtgttcggggctcaatcattgtggtgtaaaactccgagcaagcgtcggggtctccaattatgttgtggagatcgccccgagcaatttgacgggtaccggtgaccgcctccaagggttgccaaagtgtacgggttcggtgaccgccctcaagggttgccatttgtacgggttcggtgaccgtcctcaagggtccctttgtggaatcacggcatcttgcatttgtgcgagggcgtgaggagattatggtggccctagtggcttcttggggagcattgtgcctccacaccgctccaaacggagattagcatccacaagggtgtgaacttcgggatacatcgtcgtctccgcgtgcctcggttatctcttacccgagccctttacttatgcactttactttatgatagtcatattgtttcttgtcatatatcttgctatcacctaagtagtttttcttgcttagcataagttgttggtgcacatataTGAGCCTAGTTgctgtaggttttgtgcttgacaaattaaccgctaggtttattccgcatttgttcaagcctcaaccgtaattattttaaagcgcctattcaccccccctctaggcgacatccacgatctttcaactCCGACATAGAGGAGATGCTTTTGGACGATGATGCTGATAACCTCCTCTTGTTGCATCCCGTCCAAGAATTTGAAGCCGACAAGCAGAAGAAGCGTCGCGGATCAATGGTTGGCCGATTTTGCATTACGCGCAGTCGAGCTCTCGACCACAAAATGCTTATGAGACTACTTTGTCAGGATACCAACCTATCCGGCTCACCTCTTCCGTAGGCGTTACTAAATGCGGAGATCTCTTTTTTCCGCATTGTCAAAGCTCGCTAGCAAAATTGTCGCTTCTTCGCTCGCCGGAGGAATGCAGCCGGTTTGCTTGGATTTAGTGCATACCAAAAAATATCAGTGGCAATGAGAGTGATAGCATATGACATTCCATCAGATTACACCGATGAGTATGTTCGCACGAGATAAGTACCATGCTCAAATTCGTGCATGTGTTTGCCAAGACATTGATCCGGGTATATGGTCCCGAGGACCTCCAAGCTCCTAATGAGGAGGAGACAAAAAAGTTGATGGCGATGAATGAAACAAGAGGACAGTCAAGCATACTTGGGAGTGTGGATTGTATGCATTGGAGGTGGAAGAACTCCCCGAAGGCTTGGGTCGGCCAGTACACTAACCATCAACATGAACCCACATTTGTGCTTGAAGCCATGGCTTCGTATTTCTTTTGGATTTGGCATTGTTTCTTTGGATTGCCGGGGTCTCTCCGTAATATCAATGTATTGCATAGATCACATGTTTTTGCGTAGCTAGCTAGTGGAAAAGCTCCggcttgcaactacatcgtcaatGAACATGATTATACCATATGGGTATTATCTTGCTGACGGTATTTATCCCTCGTGAGCAATATTTGTGAAGACAATTAGTAAGCCAGAAGGCAGAAATCAAACTATTTTTGCCCAAGCACAAGAAGCACACCAAAAAAATATTGAGAAGGCATTTGGTGTGTTGCAAGCTCAGTTTGGTAATGTTCGAGGTCCTGCTTGCTTCTGTGTTAAGAAATCCCTCTCAAATATCATGATTGCATGTGTAATTCTACACAACAGGATCATCGAGGATAAGAGGGATTTAAACTTAAAGTTTTTCTATGAGAATATTGATAGCAATGTCAAGTCGTAACTGTATTGGAGACAATGCCACACACACTCAGGTCCGCAATGATTTCATTGAGCACCAGCGACAACTATATTGAAGATAGACTCCCATTTTATTTATTTGGTCTTATTTGTGTGTGATTTGAATAATTCTTTTAATTGAGCACCATGTTGTTATTGCTATAATTTTTCAGTTTTGAACATTTGTTGTAATTGAGAGGATTATTATATCATATTATGTTAAACCATCAATAAGTTTGATTTATATTGTTGTTTTATTTACATTATGTTGTTCAAAACAATGATTTTTTTTTTGCGGCACCGTGTGCGATGGGGCAGAATGCCGATTTTTTGCGGTACGGGTTTGCGACATCTGTGCCACCCGATCGCCCGCGGTGCCGCAAATTCGTTTTAGAGGAAGCAGTAATTATTTTTGTGAGACGAGAATATAGGGCATCCGCTAGAGTTGCTCTGAAGACTGTCCTAAAAATACGTACTGTATAAAGACTTGCTTCAAAAATAGCAAAGTTTACGGTAATAGCAAAAGGGtcccaaaagaaaaagaaaaaaaaggtaCAGGTTTGTAAAGGGGGCAGATCTCAAGTCGGTTAAACCATTGTCCCCAAACGAGAAATTGGGGAGGTTTCCAtggaccgccgccgccgccgtcttgcGCCCCCCGTCATGCCGCTCCCGGCGCCTGCGCCGCCGCTGGACAACGACGACCTCCTCCGTGAGATCCTACTCCTCCTTCCTCCGCAGCCGTCCTCCCTACTCCGCGCCTCCGTGGTCTGCAAGCGCTGGCGCCGCCTCGTCTCCGATCCGGGCTTCCGCCGCCGCTTCCGCGCGCACTACCGGAAGCCCCCACTCCTCGGCTGCTTCTACTTGGACCTAGATATCGGTTACGTCTTCACTCCCACGCTGGATCCGCCCGACCGCATCCCCGCCGCGCGTTTCTCCCTGCCGCAGCAGCGCTGCCGCGACGAGAGGTTGGCCTTTGTGGAATGCCGCCACGGCCTAGCCCTTTTCCTCAACAAGAATCGGCCCGAGGCCGTGGTGTGGAACCCCATCTCCGGTCACCAGCGCCGAGTAGCTTTTCCAACAGAGTTTGGCAACACTAGAGAGATGGACATCCTATACGCGGCGGTGCTCTGCGCTGCCGGTGACGACGACCCTTGCCATGTGCACGGTGACTGCGACTTGAGCTCTTTTAAATTGGCTTTGGTGCGAGGTGGTGAAGACAACGCAAGTGTATCTGTATGCCTCTACAAATCCAAGTCTGGCCTATGGGGAAATGTTATCTCAGCAACTAAAGATTGGTACACATTGAGTAGTCGGAGAatgcacggtgtcctggttgggAATGCACTTTATTGGTGGTTTATCCAAGTAATTGAAGGTGTTATCCTTGAGTTTGATTTTGAAATGCagaagcttgttgtagttgagaAGCCAGTAGACCAAGGTCGTCGTTCTGGCTTTCAGATCGTGCGGAAAGAGGAAAGTAGTCTTGGACTCATCATGTTGACAGAACTGACCATGCGGCTGTGGGAGCGAAAGGTCAATTCTGATGATGTTGCTACATGGGCCCTTCAGAAAACCATTGATCTGACAAAG
This genomic window contains:
- the LOC109762080 gene encoding uncharacterized protein, translated to MDRRRRRLAPPVMPLPAPAPPLDNDDLLREILLLLPPQPSSLLRASVVCKRWRRLVSDPGFRRRFRAHYRKPPLLGCFYLDLDIGYVFTPTLDPPDRIPAARFSLPQQRCRDERLAFVECRHGLALFLNKNRPEAVVWNPISGHQRRVAFPTEFGNTREMDILYAAVLCAAGDDDPCHVHGDCDLSSFKLALVRGGEDNASVSVCLYKSKSGLWGNVISATKDWYTLSSRRMHGVLVGNALYWWFIQVIEGVILEFDFEMQKLVVVEKPVDQGRRSGFQIVRKEESSLGLIMLTELTMRLWERKVNSDDVATWALQKTIDLTKHLWPRQSVQVFWTRIQGYDEDHNVIFLGTSSGSFMIQLDSMQFDNRFQFKSIFTHFPYTSFYAADWAAGGRDDGTEMSSSTSPNCPIR